The bacterium genome segment ATATCGGCGGCGCCGCCGATCTGCGAGGCTTCGCCGTCCACCCGTGGATCAACGCCCGCACGACCCGCGACCCCGCGATTTTCTTCAATACCCAGTACTCGTACCGGGGCGACGACCGCAACGTCTACGGATACCGCAACGCGCAGCTGGAAAAGCTGCTCGCCGACGCCGCGGTCGAGACGAATGTGAACCGGCGAAGGAATCTCTATCAACTCGCCAACGAGATCGTCGTCGACGACTGCTTCATGATTCAAGTCGCCACCAACCCGCGCATCTGGGGACAGACGGCGAGGCTCCGGGACGTCGATATCGACCTCAACGGCAACCTGTTCCTGGCCCGCGCCTGGCTGGGCGGATAGGCCGGCTGGGTGCAGGGGTTTCTAGTCCGGCGGCTGCTGCTGCTGGTACCGACCCTGTTCCTGGCGTCCGTGGTGATCTTTGCGATCATCACGCTCGCGCCGGGCGATCCGGTCAGGATGATGTTGGGCACCCAGGCAACGCCGGGGGAAATCGCGCAGGAACGCACCCGGCTGGGGCTCGACAAGCCCGTTCCGGTCCGCTACGTCATCTGGATGACGCACGTGTCGCGGCTCGATCTGGGTCGCTCGCAAGTGAACAACCAACCGGTGGCGGCGCTCGTCCTGCAGGCGTTTCCCAATACTTTGCGGCTGACGGTGGGGGCGCTCGCGATCTCGGTCCTCGTCGGGTTCGCGTTTGGCATCGTCGCCGCGCTCCGGCAGAATCGTCCCGCGGATCTCGTGCTCACCGGCCTCGCCTCGCTGGGCCTGGCCGTCCCGAGCTTCTGGCTGGGGATCCTGCTGATTCTTCTGTTTAGCGTGACGCTGCGGTGGCTGCCCCCGTCCGGCGTCGGCGAGTCGGGCACGCCGGCGCTCGAGGGCCTGAAATATCTCGTCATGCCCGTGATCACGATCGCCGTGTCGAACCTGTCGGTGTTCTCGCGGTTCGTCCGCACCGCGATGCTCGACGTGCTGACCGCCCATTACATCCGGACGGCCCGGGCGAAAGGGCTCGGCGAGCGCGTGGTCGTTGTCCGCCATGCCCTCCGGAACGCGCTGATTCCCGTCGTGACCATCCTCGGCATCCAGTTCGGCCGGCTCTTGGGGGGTGCCCTCATTACGGAGGCCGTGTTCGCGTATCCTGGCATCGGCCGGTTGGTCGTGACCTCGATCTTGAATCGGGACTACCCGATGGTGCAGGCCACGCTCATGCTTGTGGTGCTCATCTTCCTGGCGGCGAACACCATCGTCGACATCTCGTACGCATTCCTCGACCCGCGCGTCAAGATGGGGGACGCCCGATAGCATCCGGCGTCCGTGCGGCGGGGGACGCGAGGGTGGTTCGCCGGCCCGCCGCCGGCTCCAGGGCGATCACCGTCGTCCGGCGGCTGTTCCGGAACCGGAAGGGGTTCTTCGGAACCGTCGTCCTCGCCGCGCTCGTGCTCGCGGCCGTCGTGTGTCCGTACGTGAGCCCGTATGACCCCGCGGAGGTCCACCTGGCCGCGCAGCTGACGGCGCCGTCGTCCACCTACTGGTTCGGGACCGATGAGCTTGGGCGCGACGTGTTCAGCCGCGTCCTCTATGGCAGCAGACCCTCCCTGGGGGCCGGACTGCTGATCGTCGTGCTGGCGGCCGCCGTGGGTTCGCTCACCGGTCTCGTCGCGGGCTACGCGGGAGGCTGGCTCGACGCGGTGGTCATGCGGGTCTGGGACACCTTGCTCGCGTTTCCCGCGATCTTTCTCGCCATCGGGATCGTGTCGGTGCTGGGACCCGGCTGGATCAACGGGGCACTGGCGATCGCCGCGGTCAACACCCCGGTCTTCTCCCGGCTCGTGCGGGCGATCACGCTCTCGCTCACCAAACAAGACTTCGTCGCGGCCGCCCGCGCGGTGGGGTGCTCCGACGGGCGAATCATGGGGACCCACGTCCTCCCGGGGTGTGTCGCGCCGCTGATCGTCCAGATGGCCATCGCCGCGCCCGACGCGATCCTCGTGGAGGCGGCCCTGAGTTTCCTCGGCCTCGGCAGCCGGCCGCCCGCCCCGTCGTGGGGCAATATGCTGAGCGCCGCGCAAGGGTATCTCGGCCGGTCCGTAACGTACGCGCTGTTTCCGGGTCTGGCCATCACGCTCGTCGTGCTGGGAATGAACTTCTTCGCCGACGGGCTGCGCGATGCGCTCGACCCGCACCAGGTGCGTTCAGTCTGAGGCGGCGGCGAGGTCGGCCCCCCTGCCGGTCCTCGCGGAGAAGTAGATCGCGTCGAGGATCTCGAGCACGCGAAGCGCGTCGACGGCGGACGCCGGGCCTGCGCCGCCGTCACGCACGCTCTGGAGGAACATCTCGATAAACCGTAGACCCGGCGCTCCCCCGTACGCCGGCACGGGAGGCAGGACGTACCGGTCGACCCGCTGGGACGCGGTCCGCCCCCCGGGCGCCGCGCTGCGCAGCGTAACGAGATGCTCGTCTCCCGATCGCCCGTACTGAAGCGTCCCCGCCGCGCCGCGGAAGATCATACTGAGGTCGAACACCGCCCCTTCATAGCCGGACGGACCGAACGGCAGCAGGTAGCCGGCGTAGAGATTCACGAGCGCGCCCCCGGAGAGGCGCAGGTTGACGCTCGCCACATCTTCCACGTCGATCGGCTCGCCGCTGAGAGTTCCGACGATCGCGCTCGCGGCGCGCACTTCTTCGCCGGTCACGTACCGCAGCGCGTCGAGCCAATGGCACCCCAGCCATGACAGAACCCCGCCGCCTGCGACGTCGCGCTTGAACAACCAGTGCGCCGGATCCCGAAATTGCACCTGGCTCGTCACCATCCGGAGTTCCGCGGACGTGAGCCGCCCCACCGCACCGGCCCGCACCAGCTCACGCATGCGCGCAACGGCGGGATGCGCGCGCCAGACGTAGCAGACCGTGAACCCGACGCGGTGCCGCGCGAGCGCGTCGAGGGCGGGACGCAGTTCGCCGGCGGACCGCGCACAGGGCTTCTCGCAGATGACGTGCTTGCCGGCCCGCGCGCATTCGGCGATCGCGTCGGGCGTCCGGTCGGTGGGAAGCGCGATCACTACGACGGAGACGTCGGAGCGCCCGAGCAGTGCCGGCAGGTCGTCGCAGACGGCCCGGGTCTTGCGGCAGAGGCCCGGCCCCGCATCACGTGCCGCCGGGTCGGGGTCGTACAGGACCACACCCTCGACCTCCTCGAGCGCATCCAGGGTGCGCAGGTGTCCGGCGGAGTGGGGATGCGTCAGGCCGATCATGCCGGCGACGGTGCGCATCGACGCGACCTGCTACCGGTCGTGAACGGGAAAGGAGACCGGCCCGCCGCCCGTGTCGCTCGACTGCAGGATGCCGAGGAGGATCGAGAGCGCCCGCCGTCCGTCCTCGCCGGTCGACGAGCCGCTCCCGCCATGCTCGATCAGGCCCAGCAACTCCGCGACCGCCGCGCCCATGTCTCCGCGGGTCGTATACGGCGGACGCAGCGGACGAAGCGCCGGCGCCCCGTCGCCGAACGCCTGCCAGATTTCGCCCACGTGGGCGCCAACACGGATGCGCCCCGCCGCGCCGATCAGGTCGAGCTCGAAAGTGTACATCGTTTGCTTCGAGGCGGTGAGAGACGCGCGCACGCCGCTTTGGAAGCGGACGTAGGCGCTGTACCCCGGATCGGTCGCTCCATCGCGCCCGCCGTCGCCCGCGTACCGCGGGCCGTAATGCCGGTGCTCGTCGTCTAACTCGCCGCTGACCGACTCCGGTTCGGACTCGGCGTAGAAACAGACCATGTCCACCAGATGCGTGCCCATGCGGAACAACATCGCGCGCGGGCCGCCGTGAATGGCCACGACACGGCGCAGCCGGCCGATCGCGTTGGCGCGGACCAGCCGCCGGGCTTCGACGAATTCAGGAAACCAACGCCGGGTGTGGTTGATGAGAAGCGGGATGCGGCGCCCGGCGCACGCGGCGATCATACGGTCGGCTTCGGCCAGGGTCGTGGCGATCGGCTTCTCGCACAAAATTCCTTTCACCCCGGATTCGGCCGCGTCGACCACGATTTGCGCGTGGCGATCGTCCGGGGTGGCCACACTGAGCAGATCGATGCGTTCGCGCGAGAGCATCTCGCGATAGTCGGTGTACCGGCGGGCCTCCGGAAAAACGTCGCCCCACTGCTGCTGAAAGCGTTCCAACAGGTCGGGGACCACGTCGCAGACCGCCACGACGGTAGTCCGTGGGATCGCGGCGTAGGCGGCGGCGTGGGAATGCGGCTGCGCCTCGCCGAGGACCGGGGCGGGAGCCGCCTGGCTCCGCGCCGCTCCGATCTCGGACAATCCGACGATCGCCGCGCAGTATGTTTCCACCCACGCCCTCCGTGCCCTGGACCTACCCGGCGGCCACCATGTTGCGGAGCACGCCGAGTCCCGTCACTTCCACCTCGACGACGTCACCCGGCCGAAGGAAGGTCTGGGTCGAGGAGCCCACCCCCGAGGGGGTGCCTGTGGCAATGACGTCGCCGGGCTGAAGCGTGACGAAGCGGCTGATCCAGGCCACCAGTTCGGCCACGGCGAAGATCATGTCGGCCGTGGTGGCGTTCTGGCGCACCTCCCCGTTCACGCGCGTCTGGATCGGCAGCGCCTGCGGATCGGCGATCTCGTCCACGACCAGATAGGGACCGAGCGGACCAAACGTGTCGAACCATTTGCCGTTCGACCAGTCG includes the following:
- a CDS encoding Gfo/Idh/MocA family oxidoreductase, with amino-acid sequence MRTVAGMIGLTHPHSAGHLRTLDALEEVEGVVLYDPDPAARDAGPGLCRKTRAVCDDLPALLGRSDVSVVVIALPTDRTPDAIAECARAGKHVICEKPCARSAGELRPALDALARHRVGFTVCYVWRAHPAVARMRELVRAGAVGRLTSAELRMVTSQVQFRDPAHWLFKRDVAGGGVLSWLGCHWLDALRYVTGEEVRAASAIVGTLSGEPIDVEDVASVNLRLSGGALVNLYAGYLLPFGPSGYEGAVFDLSMIFRGAAGTLQYGRSGDEHLVTLRSAAPGGRTASQRVDRYVLPPVPAYGGAPGLRFIEMFLQSVRDGGAGPASAVDALRVLEILDAIYFSARTGRGADLAAASD
- a CDS encoding ABC transporter permease, with the translated sequence MVRRPAAGSRAITVVRRLFRNRKGFFGTVVLAALVLAAVVCPYVSPYDPAEVHLAAQLTAPSSTYWFGTDELGRDVFSRVLYGSRPSLGAGLLIVVLAAAVGSLTGLVAGYAGGWLDAVVMRVWDTLLAFPAIFLAIGIVSVLGPGWINGALAIAAVNTPVFSRLVRAITLSLTKQDFVAAARAVGCSDGRIMGTHVLPGCVAPLIVQMAIAAPDAILVEAALSFLGLGSRPPAPSWGNMLSAAQGYLGRSVTYALFPGLAITLVVLGMNFFADGLRDALDPHQVRSV
- a CDS encoding ABC transporter permease — protein: MQGFLVRRLLLLVPTLFLASVVIFAIITLAPGDPVRMMLGTQATPGEIAQERTRLGLDKPVPVRYVIWMTHVSRLDLGRSQVNNQPVAALVLQAFPNTLRLTVGALAISVLVGFAFGIVAALRQNRPADLVLTGLASLGLAVPSFWLGILLILLFSVTLRWLPPSGVGESGTPALEGLKYLVMPVITIAVSNLSVFSRFVRTAMLDVLTAHYIRTARAKGLGERVVVVRHALRNALIPVVTILGIQFGRLLGGALITEAVFAYPGIGRLVVTSILNRDYPMVQATLMLVVLIFLAANTIVDISYAFLDPRVKMGDAR
- a CDS encoding Gfo/Idh/MocA family oxidoreductase, with the translated sequence METYCAAIVGLSEIGAARSQAAPAPVLGEAQPHSHAAAYAAIPRTTVVAVCDVVPDLLERFQQQWGDVFPEARRYTDYREMLSRERIDLLSVATPDDRHAQIVVDAAESGVKGILCEKPIATTLAEADRMIAACAGRRIPLLINHTRRWFPEFVEARRLVRANAIGRLRRVVAIHGGPRAMLFRMGTHLVDMVCFYAESEPESVSGELDDEHRHYGPRYAGDGGRDGATDPGYSAYVRFQSGVRASLTASKQTMYTFELDLIGAAGRIRVGAHVGEIWQAFGDGAPALRPLRPPYTTRGDMGAAVAELLGLIEHGGSGSSTGEDGRRALSILLGILQSSDTGGGPVSFPVHDR